Proteins from one Mesotoga sp. UBA6090 genomic window:
- a CDS encoding four helix bundle protein, producing the protein MSNIAEGAGKKHKKDFDLFLYLARGSLNETVVQLGISF; encoded by the coding sequence GTGTCGAATATAGCCGAAGGAGCAGGGAAGAAACATAAGAAAGACTTTGACCTTTTTCTATATCTTGCCCGCGGTTCTTTGAACGAGACAGTGGTCCAGCTGGGGATTTCCTTTTAG
- a CDS encoding PD-(D/E)XK nuclease family protein: MNPAVKNENGPLAGDPLSKKQNRNQINVSTSSQKVTNSVYSFCNSDITSEGKAVSTECGSGRTGPAFSEKLAFQKSQNRERLTENRQPFPLSYSRIKAFIECPHRFYLRYFEGLPEAHGEGRKHNGLILRAMFNSFLGNYPTPLLFGENLKRDLDEIEFGGQFLKSKDVVALNIPFALDRFSNSIPFDEPEVVFRNLAQAHMETSGQTSLVRLRS, from the coding sequence ATGAATCCGGCAGTAAAAAACGAGAACGGACCTCTGGCAGGAGATCCGCTCTCAAAAAAACAAAATAGAAACCAAATCAATGTTAGCACTTCTAGTCAGAAAGTGACTAATTCTGTCTACAGTTTCTGCAACAGTGATATTACTTCGGAAGGAAAAGCAGTATCAACAGAGTGCGGGTCGGGAAGAACCGGGCCTGCATTCTCTGAGAAATTAGCTTTTCAGAAATCCCAAAACAGAGAACGGCTGACGGAGAACCGTCAACCGTTCCCACTGTCCTACTCCCGAATCAAGGCCTTCATAGAATGTCCTCACAGGTTCTATCTCCGCTATTTCGAAGGACTTCCTGAAGCTCATGGAGAGGGCAGAAAACACAACGGCCTCATCTTAAGGGCGATGTTCAATTCCTTCCTCGGTAATTATCCTACTCCTCTTCTCTTCGGAGAGAACCTGAAGAGGGACCTAGACGAGATAGAATTCGGGGGCCAATTCCTCAAGAGCAAAGATGTTGTAGCTCTCAACATCCCCTTCGCACTGGATAGATTCTCGAATTCAATTCCCTTCGACGAACCGGAAGTGGTATTCAGGAACTTAGCGCAGGCGCACATGGAGACGAGCGGACAAACGTCCCTCGTTCGGCTAAGATCATGA